CAGGGTTACTGGATCGACGCCGCTTCCAGCCTGCGCATGCAGGATGACGCGGTGATCGTGCTGGATCCGGTGAACCGCAAGGTCATCGACCAGCAGCTCGACGCGGGCACCAAGAACTACATCGGCGGCAACTGCACCGTCAGCCTGATGCTGATGGGCCTGGGCGGCCTGTTCGAAGCCGGTCTGGTCGAGTGGATGAGCGCCATGACTTATCAGGCGGCCTCCGGTGCCGGCGCGCAGAACATGCGTGAACTGATCAAGCAAATGGGCGCGACCCACGCCGCTGTCGCCGATCAACTGGCCGACCCGGCCAGCGCCATCCTCGACATCGACCGCCGTGTGGCCGAAGCCATGCGCAGCGACGCGTACCCGACCGAAAACTTCGGCGTTCCGCTGGCCGGCAGCCTGATCCCGTGGATCGACAAGGAGCTGCCGAACGGTCAGAGCCGCGAAGAATGGAAGGCCCAGGCCGAGACCAACAAGATCCTCGGTCGCTTCAAGAGCCCGATCCCGGTGGATGGCATCTGCGTGCGCATCGGCGCCATGCGCTGCCACAGCCAGGCGCTGACCATCAAGCTGAACAAAGACGTGCCGATCGCCGACATCGAAGGGCTGATCAGCCAGCACAACCCTTGGGTCAAACTGGTGCCGAACAATCGCGAAGCCAGCATTCAGGAACTGAGCCCGACGAAAGTCAC
This region of Pseudomonas mandelii genomic DNA includes:
- the asd gene encoding aspartate-semialdehyde dehydrogenase, encoding MKRVGLIGWRGMVGSVLMQRMLEEQDFDLIEPVFFTTSNVGGQGPSVGKDIAPLKDAYSIEELKTLDVILTCQGGDYTSEVFPKLREAGWQGYWIDAASSLRMQDDAVIVLDPVNRKVIDQQLDAGTKNYIGGNCTVSLMLMGLGGLFEAGLVEWMSAMTYQAASGAGAQNMRELIKQMGATHAAVADQLADPASAILDIDRRVAEAMRSDAYPTENFGVPLAGSLIPWIDKELPNGQSREEWKAQAETNKILGRFKSPIPVDGICVRIGAMRCHSQALTIKLNKDVPIADIEGLISQHNPWVKLVPNNREASIQELSPTKVTGTLNVPVGRLRKLNMGTQYVGAFTVGDQLLWGAAEPLRRMLRILLER